The nucleotide window CCCCACGTCGCTCTCTCCTGTGAAATACGTGCTCATGCTCACcggcctgcagaaggacctccGACTCCATCGCAGGGAAATGGCTCttatttactgttgtcatggtgactcgtgCTATCGGGGCTCCGTCgatgatggctttttataatcgtcAGCTTAACTCACGGTGAACATACtgacgcagatcagctgttctggaaccggatacTCTGAGACGGGAATCTGAGTTCAAGGATAGACtcagtttgttgaacctcctttctggaatacccccctgaTCCCTGTTACCTGTAGCTCTAATTCCACATTCTATCCAATCACAGGTCCTCAGGTAAGAAGGCCAACTCGTCTGCAGGTAAAGCTCCGGCCCGTTCTGGGAGTCGGCTCAGTGCTCGTCTGAGCCACGAGATCTTGGCAACAAACACCAAAACCTCCTTGGCTCAGCCCGAGCCCCTCAAGAGGCAGCCGAAAGGTAAATACACGCCTGGGTACCCCGATCAATCAACGGGTAAAACCCGCCACACTTCACGTTTCCATTCTGCTCCGCCCACAGAGGTAGCTCCGCCTCCTAAACCCTCCAGACCCGTCcttccgccctcctcctcctccacccggcgCTCCTCCGGCAGGAACAATGGCGTCCATGAGCTGTCGGCCTGTGAGCAGCTGACTGTGGGGCTCGTCAGACATGAGGACAGCTGGCCTTTCATGAAGCTGGTGTCCAGgactcaggtgtgtgtgtgtgtgtgtgtgtgtgagatgatcCTCAGCAGTCTGTTAACTCTCACATACCTGTCTGTAGGTGCCAGACTACTATGACATCGTCAAGAAGCCGATCGCTCTCAGTACCATCAGAGAAAAAGTCAACAACTGTGAATATCAGACAGCAGGTGAGGAGACACACAAACTAACGcaccccctgctttatggtcagtTTGACTCCATATAGACCAATGTTTACTCAGGAAAAAACTCAAGCAAGACGTAGTCCTGTTCTCGgtcttctatgggaccagagctGGCgctccctgctggtcactgcagagaatgcagagAACTAGAGGTTGATGACTGATTCAAACCATGAAGACCAACAACACCAGACTTAAACTTATGGTTTTAATGCTGTTCGTCCCTGCAGGGGAGTTTGTCTCCGACGTGGACCTGATGTTCTCCAACTGTCTCCAGTATAACCCTCGCCACACTAACGAGGCGAAGGCGGGACATCGTCTGCAGCAGTTCTTCTACTCGGAGCTTAGCAGACTCGGCCTATCGGAGCAAGGCGCCACTCCCCCGGCTAAGCGCTCCCGATACTGAATCAAACGCACCCTGTGACCTCCtgaccccctccttccctcccctccctcacaccTTGTGGTCTGCTAAATTGCTGCTCTATGACCTGATGGAGCGCAGGAGTCAAAGGTTAAAACAAACGTTCTGAAGTTTTGTCGTCTTAGGGTTCATGAAACGTTGAGCAGATTTGACCTGCTGACCTTCAGGGTGTTTACTTCCTGTCCATATATGTGGACATGTAGCAACATTCCAGTGGAGTTGGAGGACAATGGAGACAGATAGTTGGACACAGATACGGTGGAGGACAGACCGTAAAGACAATGGAGAAGGTAAAGATAATACAGGCAATGGAGAAGGTAGGGACACAAGACAGACAATGGAGAGAGACAATATAGACGGTAGGGACCAAGAATAGAGCAAATGGAGACAGGCAATAGAGGCAAGTTCACACCAGCATCAAAACAATTTCCCATCAggcattttgttttctctcaggGACAAAAATAATTTAGATTTAAATGAGAAGTATTTTTTTACCGAAGCAGAGCATCAGCGGGCAACAAGGTCTCTTCAACGAGATGTGATTTAtgaataaaagtgaaataagtCATCTGCAGCTGaaggtctgtctctctcctgtgTGTAAGGACTTAGTGTAGCATAAAGACACCAGGTGTGAAATGAATAGGTGGAACTGTTCTTTTAGCAGGGTTTGTAGTTTGTTCTTCCTGCTTTGTTAATGGGTTCTTCTGTGGTGTTGGTGTAACTGCTGTGTCCGCCTCCCTGCTGTACACTACACTGGAGCCACTGCTGCCTATTTATTTAGTTCCTTGTTGGATTTATTTATGACTGATGGAAGCTTCCTGATGCTCTTTGTTCTCatgtagaaataaactgacttTCATAACGCAGGAGCTGCTAACCGTCTGATTTATTCCCAAACGAGTATTACTGGTAGTATTTTTACAGCATTAGAATACGAGTTCTACCGAGATACTGACAGACTTCAGCACACTATCTTATAAAGTATAGACCGCTAACCGAGCCGTACTTTTAAGAAGTACTGCTGTATTAGTAGTACTTGTAGCTGTTATTGGTAACGGTGgtgtagtagtagcagtggtggtGGTACTTTCCATATCCATATTTTGTAATCGAAGTATTGTTAGTTATTTATAGTAGTAATATATTCGTAGTTGTATTGTTAGTATTTGGGGTACTAGTACTAATGTATATTAACATGGTTCCAGTCCCGTCCGGTCGGAGTGTCAtggccccgcccctctcctcctgagacccctccccctcctccctcctccccctccccctcctcctccggtcgGACGGACACATTCTCCGCTACCTTTCACTCCGGAGAAACTCCGAACTCACGAAGAAACCGCGTGCACAACATGGTAAGAGCCCCCGGGACCCCCCCCGGTTCCAGGTGGTCTGGGGCCTCCGCGCCTCGCGTTCACGTGCAGACCGGTCCTCCGGGTCCCCGGTGGACCGTTATGTGGCTCACCGGGGAGCGTGACGTGAACTAGCATGGCCGCCGCGCCCGTTAGTTAGCAACTCGGTCCTTCTGCCGTTACTTGCGATTACGTCACTGGCGGCTCCTACGAACGGGCTTTGATCTGACGACGGTACCGGACGTTTATCCGGTTCGATCTCGCTAGTGGTCCGCGTTCCGGGCAGAGACGCTCCTGCCCGGGGCCGTGTGGCCGGCGGCGGCCATCTTCTCTCCGCTGTGGCCCTGCTGACTGGCCCGCTGCATACCGGGACTAACCGGGACTAACCCGGACTAACCCGGACTAACTCACTCAACTATCGTTAAACCGGTCCAGCTAAAGGAGTCTGGATTTAGTCCCGGCTCATTTTCAGTTATTGTCTTTCTCTAGTTGTCTGTCTGAGGCTTTACTGTTGTTAGTGGTTAGTTAATGTTACTAGTTACTTCGGGTTAGTAGTAAGTCAGATGGGTCACTGGTTAGTTAGGGTTAGTGGTCATTTCAGGGTTATATAGTGGTTACTGCTAAGCTAGTGGTAGTTTATAGTTAGGATTGTAGTGTTATTAGATTTGATAGTAGGTAGTTAGATGGTTACTAGTTGGTGTTGGTAAAAGTTAGTTTGTGTTGGTTGTTAGATGGTTTTAGTAGTTTGAGTTAATGGGTTATagtgtttgtatttgtagttTGCGTTACTGGTGATCAGCCTGGTAACTAACCAGTTGAACCAGCAGATAAGTCACTTGTTTttgtattagtttttttttcgtaatgatttattaaatataCATGTTATTGTTCATTTTTGATGATTGATCAGTGATGAACATTTATTGACCGGCAGGATGCGTCAAACCTTCAGTAACTAATACATTTCCCAATGATGGTTATTGATCAGCAGTGACGTCATACGGATATAATGATCATCAGCCGATATATGAATTCACTAaatgaataatattaataatccTGTTGATCTGAGCAGCTAATGTCCTCAACATGGATCATCTGTTCATTCGTTCCACCATtgatattatataaatacatattacaATAGTGTGAAATGAGTAGCTGTCTGTGGAGCagaagagctgctggaggtTCCTCGAACCCATGTTTGTCCTCCTGTGAACCAATCACACGTCTCCTCAGGCGTCAGGTGTGACCGTGAACGATGAGGTCATCCGGGTGTTCAACGACATGAAAGTGAGGAAGTCCTCGTCCCAGGAAGacgtgaagaagaggaagaaggcgGTGCTGTTCTGTCTAAgtgaggacaagaagaagatcaTCGTGGAGGAGGGGAAGCAGATCCTGGTGGGCGACATTGGGGAGACGGTGGACGACCCCTATGGCTGCTTCGTTAAGCTCCTCCCCCCCAACGACTGCAGATACGGGCTGTACGACGCCACCTACGAGACCAAGGAGTCCAAAAAGGAGGACCTGGTCTTCATCTTCTGGTAGGGTACCGAGCGGGGACTCTGTTCTGATCGATAGTCTCACAGACCAGGACCAGAAACCTGGTCTGGGCTTATAATAAAGTACTGAtgagctgtgattggtccaACACATGAGCCAATTGCAGAGACCTGTTAGCcacaacacaactacacacagtgTATATCTATATAAAAGTGGACAGGTTCCAAACATGATAGGGAGCCTCCTTGCTCCCTCGCCCCCTTCGGGTCCCTGTACATCACTTTGGTAGTGAGTGTCTGCTGTGTCTCAGGGCTCCAGAGAATGCGCCGCTGAAGAGCAAGATGATCTACGCCAGCTCTAAAGACGCCATCAAGAAGAAGTTTACAGGTGAGTAGGTCATGTAATGTCTCCTGTGTCCTTTCCTAACCACTTCTCCTTGGTGGGAAATGTCACGAGGCCGAGCGCAGGTGTGATTGATGGAGCTGCCGTGGCTTGTGTCATGCCTCTGCGCCCCTGGCTGAACTCAGGTGTGTCTCCTCAGGTATAAAACATGAGTGGCAGGTGAACGGGCTGGACGACATCCAGGACCGCGCCACGCTGGCGGAGAAGCTTGGGGGGAACGTGGTGGTGTCTCTGGAGGGCAAGCCGCTGTGATGTCAGAGCGGCGAGCGGAGCCAAGCCAACCGTCGTGCCATCCGGAAGAAGCACCTTACCCCACCTGACCCGCACCGCTCCACGCAGCCGCTCCGCATCGTGTCCTGAAGGAGTTTAGCATCTTTAggcctttgtttttctttttgttcgttTCGCTTTCTTTCGACTTGAAGGAGACCTCATTAACATAATGATATGCAAACCCCTCCCCCTTTGTTGCCACATGACTTCTGTTCACCTGGCAGAATAAAACCAGAAATGACTCACTCCCAGACCCCCGGACGGTTGTCTCTCGCTAACAGCCAGAGCTTTGCCAAAAAGTCCATGTGAAGGAAGCAGCCACACGCGTGGAAGGCGGGCTCCGcaaagctccgcctcctgccgcgCAAGGGTCATGACGCTTTTATTACATatgactttatttattattgtaaaGTGTTGTTTCTTCTCCGCTCGTCGTTGCTATGCACCAAGAGAAAGAGCACTTTGTTGACACACTACAGGTTCACGTCACCGTGGTAACGGCCTCCTTCCAGCTGGTCGGCGCCTTACTTTCAGTTTGAATGTAACCGTCacaccagttagttagactgcatttattttgtaaagaaaCACTACAGGAAGCAGATTTGACCCTAGCAGTGAgagacaacaacaataacaacaacaacaacaacccgaCGACATCTGGAGCCTTAAAGTTGAAACGTTGTTTCTGAGATCACATGAAGCCACTGCAATAAAAGCTTGTGGCAGAGCCAACGCCTCGTGTCTGCTTCCACCAACCACTGGGGTTGTTCTCCTTAGAAGCTCTATGGGAGTCACCTAGAACCATCGATCATCAGGACAACCAGCAACTCAACCAGCGTGACCCACCTAGAACCTCATAATAACCAGAGATGTGAAGTATGAACCCAGTAGAACCAAGAACATCTGGCATGACTCTAGGTGATCGATGTAGAGCGGAATCCATTACCAGTGGGAACCTATTAGAACCATTAAGTGTCCAGTTAACCCCACTAGAACCAGCAACCAGTGGATAGCGAAGGCAGATAAAAACCACTAACCcttgtttattttcatcttaTTTTAATTTATCTTATTTATCCTTCACCAATggaccaagtcaaattcctctttGTCCaacatgtggcaataaatggcttctgattttGATGCACTGTCGACCGCAGGAGTTGACGAAACTAATTCGccatccttgcttactaacgggcGCGTTGGGTTTCATTCCAAAGCAAACCTGAGtccaatcagtgcaagtcagTGAGGTAAAGACCTTCTTTCTTCATATCGATTCGTTTTGCGCTGACAGCAGCGCCgttgttccgtttggttacTGCTACTACTAGTCCCCCCCCGCCGGCCGGTCCTCAGAGGGTGGGCAACCCCACTAGAACCAGCAAGGGTCCAGTTAACCCCATTGGAACCAGCAAGGGTCCAGTTAACCCCACTAGAACCAGCAAGGGTCCAGTTAACCCCATTGGAACCAGCAAGGGTCCAGTTAACCCCACTAGAACCAGCAAGGGTCCAGTTAACCCCATTGGAACCAGCAAGGGTCCGGTTGACCCCATCAGAACCAGCAAGGGTCCAGTTAACCCCATTGGAACCAGCAAGGGTCCGGTTGACCCCATCAGAACCAGCAAGGGTCCAGTTAACCCCATTAGAACCAGCAAGGGTCTAGTTGACCCCATTGGAACCAGCAAGGGTCCGGTTTACCCCATCAGAACCAGCAAGGGTCCAGTTAACCCCATTAGAACCAGCAAGGGTCTAGTTGACCCCATTGGAACCAGCAAGGGTCCAGTTAACCCCATTAGAACCAGCAAGGGTCTAGTTGACCCCATTGGAACCAGCAAGGGTCCAGTTAACCCCATTAGAACCAGCAAGGGTCTAGTTGACCCCATTGGAACCAGCAAGGGTCCAGTTAACCCCATTAGAACCAGCAAGGGTCTAGTTGACCCCATTGGAACCAGCAAGGTTGCATCAAGTCTGAAACACAGAACACGTTGCAAACATTTCCATTGGCAGCATTATAAACAGGTGAATATGAGGTGGGGTAGTACAATGACATCATCGTGAATTATGGGGGCGACCATGGCACatggggtagagagggtgtgctggaaACTccagggttggcggtttgaatcccggctgctccatgtcccatgccgtagtgtccctgggcaagacactgctcccactgtgtgggacgggttaaatgcagagaacaatttcctgtatgtgcGATACCTGTCAATAAAGatggctgctgcttcttcttcaaacGGGTGGGCAGGTGTCCCTCTGTGATGACATCATAAACAGGGTGACTCACTTCCCAAATCTGATCTTGCTGCTATTTATGAACCACATGGGTCATCACGTCCACATAAGGCAAAACTCTAAATAAAGCAGACAATACCGAATCAAATCAAACTGAATAGAATATGACTAAATTAAGTAAAGAAtaccaaatgaaacaaaatagaatcaaaaaaagtaaaacagaatcaaatcaaatacTATAACATACTTAAACAAAGCTAAATTAaatccaaattaaaaaaaagaacaactaaaatataatataatgtaattaaaGTACAGTTATTATAAATAAAGCTCCTCTTGTTTTGGATTTGATTCATGACGCTTCGCCGTCGTGACGTCACGCTACTTCCTGTCTCCACCCGTTTGCAGCCATGATGGTGGGTAgatgtcttttctcttttctcctgctCGTTAACGGGCCGTCAGCGTGTATCTGTGCTCAGTAAACTAACGGCTGTGTGTCCGTCTCTGCGCTCTCTGTCCGCAGCAGGAAGGGCTGGACGACGGACCCGACTTCCTCTCCGAGGAGGACCGGGGAGTGAGtgctacctgtctgtctgtctgtctaccgGTCTGTCTGTCTACCGGTCTGTCTGTCTAcctgtctacctgtctgtctgtctgtctgtctgtctgtctttctgtctgtccgtccgtcttcCAAGGTGTCGGAACCCTGCCCGGCTACAGGCCGCTAGCTACCAGGCTAACTGAGCTAACAGGTTCCGCTGTGCTAGCTAGCCACCAGGCCGTCACATGACGCCGTCTGTTGCTGTTTGGATTAATTTAGTTCGGTTTATAGTCTCCTGACTAGAACAGCGCGATAtgctggtcctggtcctggtcctggtcctgtgACCCGGTGAGACGCTTTGCGTCTGCGCTCATTAGCTAATAACCAGAAAAGTCCACTGAGAAGAACTACAAACATGTCGGTCAATGAGCTGGCGTAAGAAACGGAGGTAGAGATGAGTATTACTGAATTAcggaaaaaatacattattccCTGGTACATTGAGCTAATTGATGACACATATGATAATTATTATTGACCGATACCCGTGAGTTTGGTGCATTATGGGATATGTGGTCTCTCAGCAGCCGCGGGCAGTGAACGTGGACCTGCAGACGGACGCCACGCTGCAGGTGGACATCTCCGACGCTCTGAGTGAGAGGGACAAGGTCAAGTTCACCGTCCACACTAAGGTGTGTTGATCAGTGAGGACATTCTCTCATGGTCATGTGATCGCCTGATGCATCGTGTACTTCCTGTCCGCACAGAGCACGCTGCCCAACTTCAAGCAGAACGAGTTCTCGGTGGTCCGACAGCACGAAGAGTTCATCTGGCTGCACGACTCGTTTGTGGAGAACGAAGAGTACGCTGGATACATCGTaagaaccacagggagagacggacggagggacggacagactgccGGATGCCATTCTTCTGACTTTTGCATCGTTTTAGTGTTCTAGGCTTTTTTCTAACTGTTTTTAATAATATTAGTTTTTTCTATCCAAGTTATAAATCCTGCTAGTAGTTTTACTACTTTAGTACAAAGAGCAACAATgatctctgttgttgttgtgtagaTTCCCCCAGCTCCTCCCCGACCAGACTTTGATGCGTCcagagagaagctgcagaaGCTCGGGGAGGGAGAAGGCTCCATGACCAAGGAGGAATTCACCAAGATGAAGCAGGAGCTGGAGGCGTGAGTCACTACCGGCTAACGTCTGACCCCCCAGTGACCCCGTCTACCCGTCTGATCCCCCTCTGACCCCGTCTGCCTGTTCTCAGAGAGTACCTGGCTATCTTCAAGAAGACCGTGGCCATGCACGAGGTCTTCCTGTGCCGCGTGGCAGCTCACCCTGTCCTCAGGAAGGACCTCAACTTCCACGTCTTCCTGGAG belongs to Gasterosteus aculeatus chromosome 15, fGasAcu3.hap1.1, whole genome shotgun sequence and includes:
- the cfl2 gene encoding cofilin-2 encodes the protein MASGVTVNDEVIRVFNDMKVRKSSSQEDVKKRKKAVLFCLSEDKKKIIVEEGKQILVGDIGETVDDPYGCFVKLLPPNDCRYGLYDATYETKESKKEDLVFIFWAPENAPLKSKMIYASSKDAIKKKFTGIKHEWQVNGLDDIQDRATLAEKLGGNVVVSLEGKPL